In the Streptomyces formicae genome, one interval contains:
- a CDS encoding type II toxin-antitoxin system Phd/YefM family antitoxin, with the protein MRTMTYTESRAKYAETLNAVVDDREEVIVTRAGREPVVIVALDEYESLKETAYLLRSPENARRLLASIDSLENGGGTVRELAE; encoded by the coding sequence ATGCGCACGATGACCTACACCGAGTCCCGGGCGAAGTACGCCGAGACGCTCAACGCCGTCGTGGACGACCGCGAGGAAGTGATAGTGACCCGCGCGGGGCGCGAACCGGTCGTGATCGTGGCGCTCGACGAGTACGAGTCACTGAAGGAGACGGCCTACCTGCTGCGGAGCCCCGAGAACGCCCGCCGTCTGCTGGCGTCCATCGACAGCCTGGAGAACGGCGGCGGCACGGTCAGGGAGCTCGCCGAGTGA